Below is a genomic region from Pseudomonas sp. JQ170C.
TATGCCGACCGCAAGGGCCGCAAGGCGGCGCTGATGGCGTCGGTATTGCTGATGTGCGCCGGTTCGCTGGTCATTGCCCTGACCCCAGGCTATGAAACCATCGGCGTTGCCGCCCCTGTCCTGCTGGTGGTCGCCCGCCTGATGCAAGGCCTGTCGGTGGGGGGTGAATACGGCACCTCGGCCACCTACCTCAGCGAGATGGCCACCAAGGAACGCCGTGGCTTCTTCTCCAGCTTCCAGTACGTGACCCTGATCTCCGGCCAGCTCATCGCCCTGGCGGTGCTGATCGTCCTCCAGCAGACCCTGACCACCGAGCAGCTGTATGCCTGGGGCTGGCGCGTACCCTTCGTGATCGGCGCCCTGTGCGCGGTCGTGGCCCTGTACCTGCGTCGTGGCATGGAAGAAACCGCCTCCTTCACCAAGAAGGAAAAGTCCAAGGAAAGCCTGATGCGCACCCTGATGCGCCATCCCAAGGAACTGGCAACCGTGGTCGGCCTGACCATGGGCGGCACCCTGGCGTTCTACACCTACACCACCTACATGCAGAAGTACCTGGTGAACACGGTGGGCATGAGCATCAGCGACTCGACCACCATTTCGGCGGCCACGCTGTTCCTGTTCATGTGCCTGCAGCCGATCATCGGCACCCTGTCCGACAAGATCGGCCGTCGCCCGATCCTGATCGCCTTCGGCGTGCTGGGTACCCTGTTCACCGTCCCGATCCTGACCACCCTGCACACCATCCAGAGCTGGTGGGGCGCGTTCTTCCTGATCATGGCGGCGCTGATCATCGTCAGCGGCTACACCTCGATCAACGCCGTGGTCAAAGCCGAACTGTTCCCCACCGAGATCCGCGCCCTGGGCGTCGGCCTGCCTTACGCCTTGACCGTGTCGATCTTCGGCGGCACCGCTGAATACATCGCGCTGTGGTTCAAGAGCATCGGCATGGAAACCGGTTTCTACTGGTACGTGACTGCCTGTATCGCCTGTTCGCTGCTGGTGTACCTGTTCATGAAGGACACCCAGAAACACTCGCGAATCACCACTGACTGAGGCGTCGGCCAAAGCCAGCAAAGAAGGGGCGTCCAGCGATGGACGCCCCTTTTTTCGTTTAACGGGCAATTAATCCGGTGGATTCATCGTGGGGATGTGGATCGCGGGGCAAGCCCGCTCCTACCGGTAGGAGCGGGCTTGCCCCGCGAACATACATCGAATTAACAGATTATTAAGCGCATGTTTTTGCGCTTTTTAATCAATT
It encodes:
- a CDS encoding MFS transporter, which produces MDNSSTLPAGAAIAPAAEKTTRSRLKSIFSGSIGNMVEWYDWYVYAAFSLYFAKAFFPAGDTTAQLLNTAAIFAVGFLMRPIGGWLMGIYADRKGRKAALMASVLLMCAGSLVIALTPGYETIGVAAPVLLVVARLMQGLSVGGEYGTSATYLSEMATKERRGFFSSFQYVTLISGQLIALAVLIVLQQTLTTEQLYAWGWRVPFVIGALCAVVALYLRRGMEETASFTKKEKSKESLMRTLMRHPKELATVVGLTMGGTLAFYTYTTYMQKYLVNTVGMSISDSTTISAATLFLFMCLQPIIGTLSDKIGRRPILIAFGVLGTLFTVPILTTLHTIQSWWGAFFLIMAALIIVSGYTSINAVVKAELFPTEIRALGVGLPYALTVSIFGGTAEYIALWFKSIGMETGFYWYVTACIACSLLVYLFMKDTQKHSRITTD